A window of Thunnus thynnus chromosome 17, fThuThy2.1, whole genome shotgun sequence contains these coding sequences:
- the aatka gene encoding serine/threonine-protein kinase LMTK1 isoform X1 gives MVFALHVIVMSSAFFNPSFAFSSHFDTDGAPLSELSWPSSLAVVAVSFSGLFTFVFLMLACLCCKKGDIGFKEFENTEGEEYQADLSALASPSSQNGPEVYILPLTEVSLPVSKQPGRSIQLLKSSDLGRHSLLYLKEIGHGWFGKVLLGEVNAGLSTTQVVVKELKASASVQDQMQFLEEVQPYRTLQHPALLQCLAQCSEVTPYLLVMEFCPLGDLKSYLRSCRVADSETPDPLILQRMACDIASGLLHLHKYNFIHSDLALRNCLLTSEMSVKIGDYGLSHSRYKEDYYVTQDQIWVPLRWIAPELIDEVHGNLLVVDQTKSSNIWSLGVTVWELFELGNQPYRHYSDRQVLTYAVKEQQLKLPKPQLQFPLAERWYEVMQFCWLQPELRPSSEEVHLLVTYLCAKGSSEAEEDFEQRWNALRPNLLGSASHTATSTALVLTPTPASADDPGADQTQAVELASSASSSFPLLEHFSDSFHSDTGDDLLTVTETSHGLNFEYKWEQARAEQPYCSSSTSGPLGQGNPHYQDIYYSSKGNTSGGCKTDGLTSGISPSYYEPEHPGVVPVLSAHSPSVSSEYYIRIEEPVECNINLDDNEEDYSPGLEASNSRLSSESRTGSSMAQPSVYWSTADNTKSIAYDSDSSPTVQLTMEPLLKQVSSTSPIKLGHSHNCFSSYQSNTVYCEQSTYKTGQSCLSELDTSPEPRSNIVHPVGGLENPRNLLQAVSSPSLGFCDPYLEASTGRSVVNESCHNMMGPLRKTLPIVNHISIDVGTDDGLLVGQRRDGDIDDDFFSEGEATNWTSNHSANNNSLSFDSRQTGSGHESYLDLQYTAHSNTTELWSLTKATTKTFHSSRSCGTLEAEGGKAASNPSELGSYIHLCHKEREATPMENNLPVDNLRSIDSLISSSMNARGTEGEKLEVKYEQQPLLNGERLYSEPKMIPEASYVKSPSSFKEPQTGQTGALTDKQRGNIWEGVSTGVSVGLRDKRLTYPETSESCRVLDSRVGIRNSSISLVELGDYSEDDDDDIADITSGIFADFNLDYAEAEEEELSPLKNPEGTPDSVDTLNLSSSMASPCDQAFSPDPFNTPVLPKSLDSGYDTENNESPEFIFKELGDPRGGDRSPRLGGETELVLQVGLGQGVCTSTSTSELQLKGLTDKNPYRDSAYFSDYDAENERSPREEGSKFFTGPNSHDLHAEKLSSNRDDDHIKRKFNDEEHLMNLRHIKSCVLANLSEADTGSRHPLSTPGLSMLSPFPPQMGGCLTKESSPADDDLGLETENSVEEPSSEISSSIVSEPSSTVQEASANHEEGNRRAEDCSPVQYLCSDSTITDYRDEAPKENENGDGSTEEEELPEFNHDNEETEDRREGVGINEEDFEDIDAEECDSQDSLCEESNGPADLSTSSSLLELCGENVRAPLEEAEDEDDSDDSESDEELRTYNIQDEDSEESEEDFTTVPVVVSDCSKARHLRSLLKMPTLLTQSFCDELERKKKAVSFFDDVTVFLFDQESPTGELADYTFSTGAESSGQESSEEITSDHQPQPDPELEAQSCETYCVSEETDGNNSEEGGGYEWEDDLPFEPCPSSPDTIPEPDSSPTSTPKSPEAPKPAAVALNRFIVSRFSITHVSDPHMGTATGNSEDSPKD, from the exons GTTTTGCTGGGTGAGGTCAATGCGGGCCTTAGCACCACCCAGGTGGTGGTGAAAGAGCTGAAGGCCAGTGCTAGTGTCCAGGACCAGATGCAGTTCCTGGAGGAGGTCCAGCCATACCG AACCCTCCAGCACCCTGCTCTCCTGCAATGTCTGGCACAGTGCTCAGAGGTTACTCCTTATCTGCTGGTCATGGAGTTTTGCCCTCTG GGTGATCTGAAGAGCTACCTCCGCAGTTGCCGGGTGGCTGACTCTGAGACTCCTGACCCTTTGATCCTCCAGCGAATGGCATGTGACATTGCCTCAGGGCTTCTACACCTCCACAAATACAACTTTATACACAG TGATCTGGCCTTGCGAAACTGCCTGCTAACTTCAGAAATGTCAGTTAAGATCGGGGACTATGGCCTTTCTCACAGCAGATACAAG gAGGACTATTATGTAACACAAGACCAGATTTGGGTCCCCCTGCGATGGATTGCACCTGAGCTCATAGACGAGGTCCACGGAAACCTGCTGGTTGTTGACCAAACCAAGTCAAGCAACATATG GTCATTGGGGGTGACTGTGTGGGAACTGTTTGAGCTGGGAAACCAGCCGTACAGACACTACTCCGACCGACAGGTACTGACATATGCTGTGAAGGAACAGCAGCTTAAACTACCCAAACCCCAGCTCCAATTCCCCCTGGCTGAGCGCTG GTATGAAGTTATGCAGTTCTGTTGGCTGCAGCCAGAGCTGAGACCTAGCAGTGAGGAAGTACACCTTTTGGTTACATACTTGTGTGCCAAAGGCTCCAGTGAGGCTGAGGAGGACTTCGAACAACGTTGGAATGCTTTGAGACCCAACTTGCTTGGCAGCGCCTCCCACACAGCTACATCCACAGCCCTGGTTCTGACCCCTACACCTGCCTCAGCTGACGACCCTGGTGCAGATCAAACTCAGGCAGTGGAGCTGGCCTCCTCTGCTTCATCCTCCTTTCCCCTCCTAGAGCACTTCTCTGACAGCTTTCACTCTGACACAGGAGATGACCTACTGACTGTCACAGAGACCAGCCATGGTCTCAACTTTGAGTACAAGTGGGAGCAGGCCCGAGCTGAACAGCCCTactgctcctcctccaccagTGGGCCACTGGGCCAGGGGAACCCACATTACCAAGATATCTACTATTCAAGTAAAGGAAACACCTCAGGGGGCTGCAAGACTGACGGCCTGACCTCAGGCATTTCCCCATCCTACTATGAACCCGAGCACCCAGGTGTGGTCCCAGTGTTGAGTGCCCACAGCCCTTCAGTCAGCAGCGAGTACTATATTCGCATAGAGGAGCCAGTAGAGTGTAACATTAACCTGGATGATAACGAGGAAGACTACAGCCCAGGACTGGAAGCCAGCAACAGCAGGTTGTCCTCTGAAAGTCGGACTGGTTCATCCATGGCACAGCCCAGTGTTTATTGGTCAACTGCTGACAACACTAAATCTATTGCCTATGACTCTGATTCAAGTCCCACTGTCCAACTAACCATGGAGCCACTGCTGAAACAGGTATCCAGCACCAGTCCTATAAAGCTAGGCCACTCCCACAACTGCTTCTCATCCTACCAGAGCAACACTGTCTACTGTGAACAATCAACATACAAAACAGGCcaatcctgtctgtctgaactGGATACGTCACCAGAGCCACGATCAAACATTGTCCATCCAGTGGGGGGCTTAGAAAACCCACGCAATTTGTTGCAAGCAGTCAGCAGCCCCAGCCTAGGGTTCTGCGATCCCTACCTTGAAGCAAGCACAGGTCGTAGCGTGGTTAATGAAAGCTGCCATAATATGATGGGTCCCCTCAGAAAGACACTACCCATTGTTAACCACATTAGCATTGATGTAGGTACAGATGATGGCCTGCTGGTGGGCCAGCGGAGGGATGGAGACATTGATGATGACTTTTTCTCTGAGGGAGAGGCCACTAACTGGACCTCAAACCATTCAGCGAACAATAATAGCCTGAGTTTTgacagcaggcagacaggcagtgGGCATGAAAGTTATCTGGACCTTCAATATACAGCTCACTCTAACACAACAGAATTATGGTCTTTGACTAAGGCCACCACTAAAACCTTCCACAGCTCCAGGTCTTGTGGCACCTTGGAGGCAGAAGGAGGTAAAGCTGCTAGCAATCCCAGTGAATTAGGTTCATACATTCACTTGTGTCACAAAGAAAGAGAGGCCACTCCAATGGAAAATAACCTACCTGTAGATAATCTAAGAAGTATTGATTCTCTTATCAGCTCAAGTATGAATGCCAGGGGCACAGAGGGTGAGAAATTAGAGGTAAAATATGAACAGCAACCACTGCTTAATGGAGAACGACTGTACTCTGAACCTAAGATGATACCTGAGGCAAGCTATGTGAAGTCCCCATCCTCTTTCAAGGAACCTCAGACGGGTCAAACTGGAGCCTTGACAGACAAGCAGAGGGGTAATATCTGGGAGGGGGTTTCAACAGGAGTCTCTGTTGGTCTGAGAGACAAGAGGCTAACCTATCCAGAGACATCAGAGAGTTGTAGAGTGTTAGACAGCAGAGTGGGCATCAGAAACTCCAGCATTAGCCTTGTTGAGCTTGGGGATTACAGTGAGGATGATGACGATGACATTGCAGATATTACATCAGGGATCTTTGCCGACTTCAACCTGGACTATGctgaagcagaggaggaagagctaAGCCCACTGAAGAATCCAGAGGGAACTCCTGACTCTGTAGACACTCTTAACCTGTCCTCATCAATGGCAAGCCCCTGTGACCAGGCCTTCAGCCCAGATCCCTTCAATACCCCTGTCCTGCCCAAATCACTGGACAGTGGATACGACACAGAGAACAATGAGTCTCCAGAGTTTATCTTCAAAGAGCTTGGAGATCCCCGAGGTGGTGACAGGAGCCCTAGGCTGGGTGGAGAAACTGAACTTGTTCTGCAAGTGGGTTTAGGCCAAGGTGTCTGCACTTCCACCAGCACCTCAGAGCTACAATTAAAGGGCCTGACTGATAAGAACCCATACAGGGATTCGGCCTATTTCTCTGACTATGATGCCGAGAATGAGAGAAGCCCTCGAGAGGAAGGCAGTAAGTTCTTTACAGGTCCAAATAGCCATGACTTGCATGCTGAGAAATTAAGCTCTAACAGAGATGATGATCATATCAAAAGGAAATTCAACGACGAGGAACATTTAATGAATCTGAGACATATCAAAAGCTGTGTTTTGGCAAATCTCTCAGAGGCTGACACAGGTTCACGCCATCCCCTTTCCACTCCTGGGTTGTCCATGCTGTCACCATTTCCTCCGCAGATGGGCGGCTGCCTGACCAAAGAGTCTTCCCCTGCAGATGATGATCTTGGATTGGAGACAGAGAACTCAGTAGAAGAGCCCTCCTCAGAGATTAGCTCCTCCATTGTGTCTGAACCTTCCTCTACTGTTCAGGAGGCCTCAGCAAACCACGAGGAGGGGAACAGGAGAGCAGAAGATTGTTCCCCTGTCCAGTATTTATGTTCTGATTCCACCATAACTGACTACAGAGACGAGGCCCCAAAAGAGAATGAAAATGGTGATGGatccacagaggaggaggagctgccTGAATTCAATCATGACAACGAAGAAACAGAGGACAGAAGGGAGGGTGTGGGAATAAATGAGGAAGATTTTGAGGACATAGACGCAGAGGAATGTGACTCACAGGACAGTTTATGTGAAGAATCCAACGGCCCTGCTGACCTGTCCACTTCCTCATCGTTGTTGGAGCTGTGCGGAGAGAATGTAAGAGCTCCTCTGGAGGAGGCGGAGGATGAAGATGACTCGGATGACAGtgagtctgatgaagagttgAGGACCTACAACATCCAGGATGAGGACAGTGAGGAGAGTGAGGAAGATTTTACCACAGTGCCAGTGGTGGTAAGCGACTGCAGCAAGGCTAGACACCTCCGCAGCCTCCTGAAGATGCCCACCTTGCTCACCCAGTCCTTCTGTGATGAgttggagagaaagaaaaaagctgtgtctttttttgatgatgtcacagtgttcCTTTTTGACCAG GAGAGCCCCACGGGAGAGCTGGCTGACTACACCTTCTCCACAGGAGCAGAGTCCAGTGGGCAGGAATCCTCAGAGGAAATAACTTCTGACCACCAGCCACAACCTGACCCTGAACTTGAAGCCCAATCCTGTGAGACATACTGTGTTTCTGAAGAAACAGATGGGAACAACTCAGAAGAGG GTGGGGGTTACGAGTGGGAAGATGACCTTCCATTTGAGCCTTGCCCGTCTTCACCTGACACCATCCCTGAGCCAGACTCCTCACCCACATCCACACCCAAGAGTCCTGAGGCTCCGAAACCTGCAGCTGTAGCACTTAACCGTTTTATTGTCTCACGATTTTCCATTACACACGTCTCCGACCCCCACATGGGCACAGCAACAG GGAACAGTGAAGATAGTCCAAAAGATTGA
- the aatka gene encoding serine/threonine-protein kinase LMTK1 isoform X2, with protein sequence MRIHGVQLLKSSDLGRHSLLYLKEIGHGWFGKVLLGEVNAGLSTTQVVVKELKASASVQDQMQFLEEVQPYRTLQHPALLQCLAQCSEVTPYLLVMEFCPLGDLKSYLRSCRVADSETPDPLILQRMACDIASGLLHLHKYNFIHSDLALRNCLLTSEMSVKIGDYGLSHSRYKEDYYVTQDQIWVPLRWIAPELIDEVHGNLLVVDQTKSSNIWSLGVTVWELFELGNQPYRHYSDRQVLTYAVKEQQLKLPKPQLQFPLAERWYEVMQFCWLQPELRPSSEEVHLLVTYLCAKGSSEAEEDFEQRWNALRPNLLGSASHTATSTALVLTPTPASADDPGADQTQAVELASSASSSFPLLEHFSDSFHSDTGDDLLTVTETSHGLNFEYKWEQARAEQPYCSSSTSGPLGQGNPHYQDIYYSSKGNTSGGCKTDGLTSGISPSYYEPEHPGVVPVLSAHSPSVSSEYYIRIEEPVECNINLDDNEEDYSPGLEASNSRLSSESRTGSSMAQPSVYWSTADNTKSIAYDSDSSPTVQLTMEPLLKQVSSTSPIKLGHSHNCFSSYQSNTVYCEQSTYKTGQSCLSELDTSPEPRSNIVHPVGGLENPRNLLQAVSSPSLGFCDPYLEASTGRSVVNESCHNMMGPLRKTLPIVNHISIDVGTDDGLLVGQRRDGDIDDDFFSEGEATNWTSNHSANNNSLSFDSRQTGSGHESYLDLQYTAHSNTTELWSLTKATTKTFHSSRSCGTLEAEGGKAASNPSELGSYIHLCHKEREATPMENNLPVDNLRSIDSLISSSMNARGTEGEKLEVKYEQQPLLNGERLYSEPKMIPEASYVKSPSSFKEPQTGQTGALTDKQRGNIWEGVSTGVSVGLRDKRLTYPETSESCRVLDSRVGIRNSSISLVELGDYSEDDDDDIADITSGIFADFNLDYAEAEEEELSPLKNPEGTPDSVDTLNLSSSMASPCDQAFSPDPFNTPVLPKSLDSGYDTENNESPEFIFKELGDPRGGDRSPRLGGETELVLQVGLGQGVCTSTSTSELQLKGLTDKNPYRDSAYFSDYDAENERSPREEGSKFFTGPNSHDLHAEKLSSNRDDDHIKRKFNDEEHLMNLRHIKSCVLANLSEADTGSRHPLSTPGLSMLSPFPPQMGGCLTKESSPADDDLGLETENSVEEPSSEISSSIVSEPSSTVQEASANHEEGNRRAEDCSPVQYLCSDSTITDYRDEAPKENENGDGSTEEEELPEFNHDNEETEDRREGVGINEEDFEDIDAEECDSQDSLCEESNGPADLSTSSSLLELCGENVRAPLEEAEDEDDSDDSESDEELRTYNIQDEDSEESEEDFTTVPVVVSDCSKARHLRSLLKMPTLLTQSFCDELERKKKAVSFFDDVTVFLFDQESPTGELADYTFSTGAESSGQESSEEITSDHQPQPDPELEAQSCETYCVSEETDGNNSEEGGGYEWEDDLPFEPCPSSPDTIPEPDSSPTSTPKSPEAPKPAAVALNRFIVSRFSITHVSDPHMGTATGNSEDSPKD encoded by the exons GTTTTGCTGGGTGAGGTCAATGCGGGCCTTAGCACCACCCAGGTGGTGGTGAAAGAGCTGAAGGCCAGTGCTAGTGTCCAGGACCAGATGCAGTTCCTGGAGGAGGTCCAGCCATACCG AACCCTCCAGCACCCTGCTCTCCTGCAATGTCTGGCACAGTGCTCAGAGGTTACTCCTTATCTGCTGGTCATGGAGTTTTGCCCTCTG GGTGATCTGAAGAGCTACCTCCGCAGTTGCCGGGTGGCTGACTCTGAGACTCCTGACCCTTTGATCCTCCAGCGAATGGCATGTGACATTGCCTCAGGGCTTCTACACCTCCACAAATACAACTTTATACACAG TGATCTGGCCTTGCGAAACTGCCTGCTAACTTCAGAAATGTCAGTTAAGATCGGGGACTATGGCCTTTCTCACAGCAGATACAAG gAGGACTATTATGTAACACAAGACCAGATTTGGGTCCCCCTGCGATGGATTGCACCTGAGCTCATAGACGAGGTCCACGGAAACCTGCTGGTTGTTGACCAAACCAAGTCAAGCAACATATG GTCATTGGGGGTGACTGTGTGGGAACTGTTTGAGCTGGGAAACCAGCCGTACAGACACTACTCCGACCGACAGGTACTGACATATGCTGTGAAGGAACAGCAGCTTAAACTACCCAAACCCCAGCTCCAATTCCCCCTGGCTGAGCGCTG GTATGAAGTTATGCAGTTCTGTTGGCTGCAGCCAGAGCTGAGACCTAGCAGTGAGGAAGTACACCTTTTGGTTACATACTTGTGTGCCAAAGGCTCCAGTGAGGCTGAGGAGGACTTCGAACAACGTTGGAATGCTTTGAGACCCAACTTGCTTGGCAGCGCCTCCCACACAGCTACATCCACAGCCCTGGTTCTGACCCCTACACCTGCCTCAGCTGACGACCCTGGTGCAGATCAAACTCAGGCAGTGGAGCTGGCCTCCTCTGCTTCATCCTCCTTTCCCCTCCTAGAGCACTTCTCTGACAGCTTTCACTCTGACACAGGAGATGACCTACTGACTGTCACAGAGACCAGCCATGGTCTCAACTTTGAGTACAAGTGGGAGCAGGCCCGAGCTGAACAGCCCTactgctcctcctccaccagTGGGCCACTGGGCCAGGGGAACCCACATTACCAAGATATCTACTATTCAAGTAAAGGAAACACCTCAGGGGGCTGCAAGACTGACGGCCTGACCTCAGGCATTTCCCCATCCTACTATGAACCCGAGCACCCAGGTGTGGTCCCAGTGTTGAGTGCCCACAGCCCTTCAGTCAGCAGCGAGTACTATATTCGCATAGAGGAGCCAGTAGAGTGTAACATTAACCTGGATGATAACGAGGAAGACTACAGCCCAGGACTGGAAGCCAGCAACAGCAGGTTGTCCTCTGAAAGTCGGACTGGTTCATCCATGGCACAGCCCAGTGTTTATTGGTCAACTGCTGACAACACTAAATCTATTGCCTATGACTCTGATTCAAGTCCCACTGTCCAACTAACCATGGAGCCACTGCTGAAACAGGTATCCAGCACCAGTCCTATAAAGCTAGGCCACTCCCACAACTGCTTCTCATCCTACCAGAGCAACACTGTCTACTGTGAACAATCAACATACAAAACAGGCcaatcctgtctgtctgaactGGATACGTCACCAGAGCCACGATCAAACATTGTCCATCCAGTGGGGGGCTTAGAAAACCCACGCAATTTGTTGCAAGCAGTCAGCAGCCCCAGCCTAGGGTTCTGCGATCCCTACCTTGAAGCAAGCACAGGTCGTAGCGTGGTTAATGAAAGCTGCCATAATATGATGGGTCCCCTCAGAAAGACACTACCCATTGTTAACCACATTAGCATTGATGTAGGTACAGATGATGGCCTGCTGGTGGGCCAGCGGAGGGATGGAGACATTGATGATGACTTTTTCTCTGAGGGAGAGGCCACTAACTGGACCTCAAACCATTCAGCGAACAATAATAGCCTGAGTTTTgacagcaggcagacaggcagtgGGCATGAAAGTTATCTGGACCTTCAATATACAGCTCACTCTAACACAACAGAATTATGGTCTTTGACTAAGGCCACCACTAAAACCTTCCACAGCTCCAGGTCTTGTGGCACCTTGGAGGCAGAAGGAGGTAAAGCTGCTAGCAATCCCAGTGAATTAGGTTCATACATTCACTTGTGTCACAAAGAAAGAGAGGCCACTCCAATGGAAAATAACCTACCTGTAGATAATCTAAGAAGTATTGATTCTCTTATCAGCTCAAGTATGAATGCCAGGGGCACAGAGGGTGAGAAATTAGAGGTAAAATATGAACAGCAACCACTGCTTAATGGAGAACGACTGTACTCTGAACCTAAGATGATACCTGAGGCAAGCTATGTGAAGTCCCCATCCTCTTTCAAGGAACCTCAGACGGGTCAAACTGGAGCCTTGACAGACAAGCAGAGGGGTAATATCTGGGAGGGGGTTTCAACAGGAGTCTCTGTTGGTCTGAGAGACAAGAGGCTAACCTATCCAGAGACATCAGAGAGTTGTAGAGTGTTAGACAGCAGAGTGGGCATCAGAAACTCCAGCATTAGCCTTGTTGAGCTTGGGGATTACAGTGAGGATGATGACGATGACATTGCAGATATTACATCAGGGATCTTTGCCGACTTCAACCTGGACTATGctgaagcagaggaggaagagctaAGCCCACTGAAGAATCCAGAGGGAACTCCTGACTCTGTAGACACTCTTAACCTGTCCTCATCAATGGCAAGCCCCTGTGACCAGGCCTTCAGCCCAGATCCCTTCAATACCCCTGTCCTGCCCAAATCACTGGACAGTGGATACGACACAGAGAACAATGAGTCTCCAGAGTTTATCTTCAAAGAGCTTGGAGATCCCCGAGGTGGTGACAGGAGCCCTAGGCTGGGTGGAGAAACTGAACTTGTTCTGCAAGTGGGTTTAGGCCAAGGTGTCTGCACTTCCACCAGCACCTCAGAGCTACAATTAAAGGGCCTGACTGATAAGAACCCATACAGGGATTCGGCCTATTTCTCTGACTATGATGCCGAGAATGAGAGAAGCCCTCGAGAGGAAGGCAGTAAGTTCTTTACAGGTCCAAATAGCCATGACTTGCATGCTGAGAAATTAAGCTCTAACAGAGATGATGATCATATCAAAAGGAAATTCAACGACGAGGAACATTTAATGAATCTGAGACATATCAAAAGCTGTGTTTTGGCAAATCTCTCAGAGGCTGACACAGGTTCACGCCATCCCCTTTCCACTCCTGGGTTGTCCATGCTGTCACCATTTCCTCCGCAGATGGGCGGCTGCCTGACCAAAGAGTCTTCCCCTGCAGATGATGATCTTGGATTGGAGACAGAGAACTCAGTAGAAGAGCCCTCCTCAGAGATTAGCTCCTCCATTGTGTCTGAACCTTCCTCTACTGTTCAGGAGGCCTCAGCAAACCACGAGGAGGGGAACAGGAGAGCAGAAGATTGTTCCCCTGTCCAGTATTTATGTTCTGATTCCACCATAACTGACTACAGAGACGAGGCCCCAAAAGAGAATGAAAATGGTGATGGatccacagaggaggaggagctgccTGAATTCAATCATGACAACGAAGAAACAGAGGACAGAAGGGAGGGTGTGGGAATAAATGAGGAAGATTTTGAGGACATAGACGCAGAGGAATGTGACTCACAGGACAGTTTATGTGAAGAATCCAACGGCCCTGCTGACCTGTCCACTTCCTCATCGTTGTTGGAGCTGTGCGGAGAGAATGTAAGAGCTCCTCTGGAGGAGGCGGAGGATGAAGATGACTCGGATGACAGtgagtctgatgaagagttgAGGACCTACAACATCCAGGATGAGGACAGTGAGGAGAGTGAGGAAGATTTTACCACAGTGCCAGTGGTGGTAAGCGACTGCAGCAAGGCTAGACACCTCCGCAGCCTCCTGAAGATGCCCACCTTGCTCACCCAGTCCTTCTGTGATGAgttggagagaaagaaaaaagctgtgtctttttttgatgatgtcacagtgttcCTTTTTGACCAG GAGAGCCCCACGGGAGAGCTGGCTGACTACACCTTCTCCACAGGAGCAGAGTCCAGTGGGCAGGAATCCTCAGAGGAAATAACTTCTGACCACCAGCCACAACCTGACCCTGAACTTGAAGCCCAATCCTGTGAGACATACTGTGTTTCTGAAGAAACAGATGGGAACAACTCAGAAGAGG GTGGGGGTTACGAGTGGGAAGATGACCTTCCATTTGAGCCTTGCCCGTCTTCACCTGACACCATCCCTGAGCCAGACTCCTCACCCACATCCACACCCAAGAGTCCTGAGGCTCCGAAACCTGCAGCTGTAGCACTTAACCGTTTTATTGTCTCACGATTTTCCATTACACACGTCTCCGACCCCCACATGGGCACAGCAACAG GGAACAGTGAAGATAGTCCAAAAGATTGA